In candidate division WOR-3 bacterium, the genomic window AACGATACCGTCTGAACCGCAAAACTCATGGAGATCAGTAACGCTAATAAACACATCACCTTCTGCATACTACCCCCTTATAAAAGATGGTTGTTCGGTCTACAGTATCGAAATACGTATCGTCCCACGGTTTGGTCTACCGAAACCGTATACCGATGAATGAATCGCATTTCGCAACCGATAACCTTAACCATCACTTTTTCGAATATCTTGCTGCGTCGTGAACGAAATCGTATAAAAATACATTTTAAAAAGATCATTCGGGGCTAATATTAATCAAATTAGCTAATATTATTCTTAGCCCTGCAATACATTCTATCACATAATTCTATATATAGGGAAAGGGTTGTCAACCGACAAAGATGGGTAATGGGTAAATGGCTACGATGCCCGTTTCGTATAGTGGTAACTTCCTGCGGTATGAAACCGAGACCATGTTTCGACAACGTACCGCTTTTCGAAACCGAATGACGCAGACAAATAGAATATCAGAAGTTGAAAGGATATGAAGTTGAGAATTAACGACAGTAACGGGATTAGCGAAAATAACGAAACTAACGGAAATAGCGAGATTAGCGAAATTAGCGGTATTAACGCGAATAACGAAAATAACGTTTCTATTTGGTCTTTGGTTGTTAGGGTGGGGCCGGGCTGCTGTATTCTAGCATCCCAACCCCAACCCTTAGACGATTATTTGTTACTTGAGTAGCACGGTCTTCTGTACATCCTGGTAGTCATCGGTGTCGAGACGGACAAAATAAACACCAGCCGGCACCTTACGGCCCAGATCATCACAACCATCCCACTGCACCGTATAATAACCCGCCGCCTGCATACCATCGGCAAAAGTCCGCACTAAACGACCCGCCGCATCATACATCACCAGCTCAACCACCGCCTCACGCGCCAACTGATAACGAATACTCATCACCCGCAACACCGGATTCGGATAGACCGCAGCTAACGCCGTCCGTAAAGGCACACCCGCTAACTCCATACCTTCCTCAACACCCGGCATCACCGTAATCCCAAAAAAGTGCATGATCGAATCCAATAACACCGCCCGCGTCGACGGCACCGCACCATCCACTAACATCCCTAACTCAAACGACGTCCCAACCGTCCGATACGTACCCGCATCATTGGCCACCCCACAATTGTAGTTGTTGTTACCATCCCGGAAAACCAGAAAACCACTACCCGTCGGATTGATATGATCCATCCAGTTGTTCTCACCCGCATAATTGAAATTCATCCCGGCCGTAAAAGTACCCGCCTCACCAAGCACCGGCCCCATATCATCACTACCATCCGAAATCGCACTGATACCAAACAACGGACAGAAATTATAACCACCACCCAGCGGATCATAATACCAAACATCACCACCCTCAAGATACATCCGACCACCCTGAGTCTGGAGATAATTCACTAACGCGGCCGCCTCGGCACTGCCGCTGTTGATCACAAAATTGCTGGCATAAATACCAACACAAACAAAAACCGACTGGTATAAGATCAAATCCGGCGCCAACGACCCACCAATATCACCGGTATAACCCAAACCATCCAGGATCGAATACATGTTCTGACCCGGGGTCGGCGTCGGATCCGGATTCCAAATGTAGTAATGCTTCTTACCGATCACCAAACTGAACTCCAGGGTGTCAACATAAACCCCCGAAGTGATGACGACCTGAAAATCAGCCGCGGTCCCGATCGGCGTCAAACTGTCCGCCGTGATCGTATACGGATCCGCACTGTTGTTCGAAGTATCCCCCGGCGCAACATCGTCAAAGATACCGACATTGTCATTTATCGTGACAAAACCTGAGGTTGTCATTAGCAGAGAAGTAACGTTGCTGGCAGCTGCGCCACCTTCGTTCTCGATGGTCACGACAATGTCGACCGTTTCACCCGGATCCACTATCCCGTTGCCGCCATCGATGACCGTGGCACTCTGATAGGTCAAAACCGGCGCGTAGACCGTGACCGCCGGGTATGAAGTGAACATACTGTCATTGGTGTCACAGAAGTTTAGTGTGAAGTTGATCGTGTGGCCATTCGGGCAGCATGGAATAATACTGAAGTTGTAGTAAGGATTCGAGAGTATCGAATCATCCTGCGCAATATTGCCATACCAGCTCGAATCGGTTGTCAGAACAGCGCACGTATCGGAGACTTCGAGCATGCCGTAAACGCTCTGGGCAGTACCGATGCCTACATTCTTCGCCCAGATGCCTAAGTCAATCGTTTCTCCGGGATTGACAATACCGTCGCCATTTCCACCTGTCGCGTCGTCAACTATACTTCCGATATATGTCACATAAGGATAAGTACTTGATACGATCGGGACATCTGCAGCATAGCGATAATGGTTTGCCTTTGTTACCGTGACGATCATTGTATTTCCAGGATTCTGAGAAGGAATGGTGATCGCTTGTGGTGTGCCGGTTCCTTCCTCGACCGCGATGATCTCGCCGTTTACTGTCAGGGCGATTACTGAACTATCATCTGCCGTCACGGTGAAGGATGTGACACCTCCTGCCAGCGTAGGTGCATGAGCGACCGTCAGGTTTTGTGGTATTTCGGAGTAGAGGACGGAGAAGGCGTCGCCGTGGTGGTGGAAGAGATGGTAAGTGACGGTTTTAGAACTGGTGTTGTAGGGCCAGTTCGACTGCTGGAGGAAGTATTTACCCGAGGTCATGGCCATGCAAGGCAACAGGTCAGGCTGTCCGATCGGAATCTGCGGACCCATCACCGGATACGCCGGCATGAAATCAGGCCAGAGACAATCATACGAGCCCCAAACATAGGTATCATTGACAAATGAATACGAGATCTCACTCGCCGCGTTCAAACCCATCGCACCATACTGAATCCTGTGAAACTTCTCGGTGAAACACTCGCTCGACCAGATATATTTGCCGGTCAAACAGTTGCTCGAATTGACAAACGTGTACATCGTGTTGGTCAAACTGCTGAGATTGGAATTCGTATACGACGGCTCACCCCAACCGGTCTCCATACCATGATCACGATGCTGCAGCAGGAAACAACCCGAATTGATCGCATTGGTGATACCGGTCGCCGAACCATTATTCCACCAGGAAGCATCATAAGGATTGGTGTCCGGGATATAACCCAAACCAGCCGTGCCAAAATAGGCAACGATCATATAGGTGTTGGAATTCGATGACCAGGGACCACCAACCGTCGGCGTACCCAGATAGACCGCGTACTGCCGGGCCGGATCCTTGCCCTGCTCATTGATAAAATAACCACGAATGATCTCACCGCAAAGCTGGAACCAACGTTCGGTCTGCCAGCCAACCGCCATCAAGGGATTGTTGTAGAAGTTGGCCGCAGTGTAAGGTTGACGCTCGTAGCTCAAAAACTTGTTGATCATCGTGCTCAACTGCGACTCGGATTGCGCACAGATCCGGGCATGATGCATGTCCGGCATATGATCGCTGTTGACATCCGCATACATGTTGTCCGAAGCAACCCCGCTTCCGTACATTTGCGTGGTGATGCCATACAGGTCGCCGGACGAAGGATAATCAGATAAGAGCAGGAAAGCCGCCGGCGCCGGATCCCAGGTCGCATAAGCAGTGTTCAGAAAACTTTCGATCGCACTCGCCGAACTGCCACCGACCTCGGTCAAGGTAAACACCTCGCAACTGATCCCCTGCAACTTACGCCAGGCCTTGATCGTATCTGCCCAAGCCTCAAAGACCGGATCATCCGGGATAATGATCACATACTCCCAACCATCCCGGGCATTCACTCGCTCCGGCGCATAAAAATCAATCGGCGGCAATGACGCATAATTCAATAGATGACCCTGCAAGATCGGCTCCCAAAACCGACTGCGTAAACGATCCTCACCAAACCGACCATTACCACCAACAAAATCAAGGCGAAAACGCAAATCCTTGTATACCACTAACTCCTTAGTCACCGGATTGTACTGAAACGGCGTCACATTCATGATCACCACATCAACGCCACGGATCTGCATCGGCTCACTGACCAAGACCGGCGAGGCCGGGAAATAAGCATCCCGACCGTAAACCGCTAAATCCTTCTCATAACGCAACGGCTTATCATCGGTCTCCAAAGGAATATTCGGCGCCGGCAAGACCTCAACTCCATGGTAAACCTCGGTCCGATAATCCAATAACACAACCTCAGCCCGCGCACCCTGCGGGATCGCGACATAACGCGTCGCACCACCCAAACTGGGCGCCCCCGCCTGAGGAATATAAACCGAAGCCAAACCATAACTCTGCATCGGCACCCCATCAAGCTCCATATCCTCGATCAACATCTCATGAAGACTGAAAACAATCTCCAACCCAGCCCGCGTCTCAGACACCACGTTGAACTGAGGATACTCACCCCAACTACCCTCAAACGATACCGTCTGAACCGCCATAGCCATGGAGATCAATAAAACTAATGAACACATCACCTTCTGCATCTTACCTCCTTGGAAAAGATGGTAATTGGGTTGGGGTTTGGACGCTAGAAACGATATGGAGTCCAGCATCCTAACCCTGACCCTCAGACCATTAGTTGTTATTTCAAAAGAACTGTCTTCTGCACGCTCTGATAATTTTCGGCAGAGAATTTAATAAAATACACACCGGCCGGCACCTTGCGACCACGGTCATCAAAACCATGCCAGTTGACCGTGTAATAACCAGGCTCTCTGGATCCGTCGGCCAGCGTTGAAATCAAACGGCCTGCAGCATCATAAACGCGTAAACTTATATTACCCTGCGAAGCGACCTGGTAGGAAATCGACATGCTTCTCATGAACGGGTTTGGATGAAGCGTCATCATCTGTGTGCGGGTAGGTAAAATCCCTGATTTGCCGTATTCTTCGACTCCGGGTGTCGGTGCTATCGTCGTGTACAGTATCGCGAATGCGTCGGTGATCTCTACGGCCAGACTATCATAGTTGTTGTTGTAATTGTACTGAATACCTACTGTCTGCGGTTCATTTTCGATGCCTATGGTGACACTCGTAGATAGTTGCAGAGCGGTCAGGTACTGCACCAGTATTTCACCGTCTCCAGTCGGCGTCGGATTATACACAGGATCGTACAGGATTATCTCGAAGGTCTCGTGGTGGCCGAGTGTTGGGTAATGCTCGATCATGTAGAATTCGACGATGAATCTGTGGTTTGCCGCGTCGTAGTAATAATAGATGTCGCCCGGCTGTCCTGTCGTGCCCGGTTCCAGATAATCCCAGATGCCCGCGATCATTGACGGCGGACCATCGATGTTGGGAATACTGGTGTTTGAGAAATCATAGGAATCTGTCGAATCCATGGAGATCCATCCGTTTGAGCATATCGATATCCGGTTGTAGTCATTTCCGTAGAAACGGAAAGTGAAAGGAAGATCAACGACAGCAGTCTGATTGCGGATCAGATCAAGTGAGACACCGGCGTTCGCAGTCTGTGTTGAGTCGATCGCAAACCAGCTGTAGGCAGGTGATTGGGCATGCGGACCGCCTGAATAGAACGCGTAGTAATAGTTCGTGTCGGTTGGCACAGAGCGACCGACGCGTATAGAAAAATCAAAGGTATCTGCGCATACACCAGCCTGAACGGCAACCGTGAAATTAACCAGTGTACCAAACGGAATACTGCTGGCGGCATAGACCGTGAACGGATCCGAACTGTTGGATCCGGTATTGCCGATGCCAATCGTGCCAAAACTGCCGCTATTGTCGGTAATACTGATACCTGACGAACTACTGCTTAGTGTCGCAGTCACATTTTCCGCATCCGCGCCACCTTCATTCAGTACCGTCACTACAAGGTCAGCGGTTTCGCTCGGGTCGAGAATGCCGTTGTTCCATGCACCACCTACCACACTCACGGATTGGTAAGTCAACATCGGGGCGTAAACCGTGAATGAGGGGTTGTACGTCCATGTGCTGTCATTAGTATCATGTATTTCAAGGGCGCACTCTATTGTGTAGCCATTCGCGCAGTTATTCGCTATCGTGAATGAATAGTCCGGCGTTGAGCGGGCAGAATCGAATTCGGCAATCGTGCCATACCAGCTTGAATCGGCCGTTATGTTGATATACGGGTCAGAGCTGTTCAGTAAACCCTGGACTGACTGAAGGGTCTGGGGTCCCATATTCTTTAGATAAACGCCGTAGCCGATCGTCTCGCCTGGGTTTATCTGGCCATTACTTCCGGCACCAGTAAGTAGTGTGGAAGCAACAGTGGGAAATCCGTAACTTGTCGGTACAACCGGG contains:
- a CDS encoding C25 family cysteine peptidase: MQKVMCSLVLLISMAMAVQTVSFEGSWGEYPQFNVVSETRAGLEIVFSLHEMLIEDMELDGVPMQSYGLASVYIPQAGAPSLGGATRYVAIPQGARAEVVLLDYRTEVYHGVEVLPAPNIPLETDDKPLRYEKDLAVYGRDAYFPASPVLVSEPMQIRGVDVVIMNVTPFQYNPVTKELVVYKDLRFRLDFVGGNGRFGEDRLRSRFWEPILQGHLLNYASLPPIDFYAPERVNARDGWEYVIIIPDDPVFEAWADTIKAWRKLQGISCEVFTLTEVGGSSASAIESFLNTAYATWDPAPAAFLLLSDYPSSGDLYGITTQMYGSGVASDNMYADVNSDHMPDMHHARICAQSESQLSTMINKFLSYERQPYTAANFYNNPLMAVGWQTERWFQLCGEIIRGYFINEQGKDPARQYAVYLGTPTVGGPWSSNSNTYMIVAYFGTAGLGYIPDTNPYDASWWNNGSATGITNAINSGCFLLQHRDHGMETGWGEPSYTNSNLSSLTNTMYTFVNSSNCLTGKYIWSSECFTEKFHRIQYGAMGLNAASEISYSFVNDTYVWGSYDCLWPDFMPAYPVMGPQIPIGQPDLLPCMAMTSGKYFLQQSNWPYNTSSKTVTYHLFHHHGDAFSVLYSEIPQNLTVAHAPTLAGGVTSFTVTADDSSVIALTVNGEIIAVEEGTGTPQAITIPSQNPGNTMIVTVTKANHYRYAADVPIVSSTYPYVTYIGSIVDDATGGNGDGIVNPGETIDLGIWAKNVGIGTAQSVYGMLEVSDTCAVLTTDSSWYGNIAQDDSILSNPYYNFSIIPCCPNGHTINFTLNFCDTNDSMFTSYPAVTVYAPVLTYQSATVIDGGNGIVDPGETVDIVVTIENEGGAAASNVTSLLMTTSGFVTINDNVGIFDDVAPGDTSNNSADPYTITADSLTPIGTAADFQVVITSGVYVDTLEFSLVIGKKHYYIWNPDPTPTPGQNMYSILDGLGYTGDIGGSLAPDLILYQSVFVCVGIYASNFVINSGSAEAAALVNYLQTQGGRMYLEGGDVWYYDPLGGGYNFCPLFGISAISDGSDDMGPVLGEAGTFTAGMNFNYAGENNWMDHINPTGSGFLVFRDGNNNYNCGVANDAGTYRTVGTSFELGMLVDGAVPSTRAVLLDSIMHFFGITVMPGVEEGMELAGVPLRTALAAVYPNPVLRVMSIRYQLAREAVVELVMYDAAGRLVRTFADGMQAAGYYTVQWDGCDDLGRKVPAGVYFVRLDTDDYQDVQKTVLLK